In a genomic window of Caloenas nicobarica isolate bCalNic1 chromosome 1, bCalNic1.hap1, whole genome shotgun sequence:
- the LOC135993022 gene encoding serine/arginine repetitive matrix protein 1-like → MALLSGFSVSSPGTGNSNTYYLLKKSETTAYSNTRKEVKLTSAGILTAPGVNGGTTQGLHHPGCHRLSPPAGQSGVASHPQLPPQPPAPPAGLGTGFSLTGGQTLRVSDAAFPLSRPPHRRAATPPLQPPPPLPPPACPAPHPPSPAGFARSRYPVRHGQRGQQRHRQHSTHRDAATSPPSAAKERGESDPSSTAQHSPPQLRHSCLSRPRRRLRSFPGHFRAGHCFRPDREGRPAPQRL, encoded by the exons ATGGCTTTG CTCAGCGGTTTTTCAGTTTCCAGCCCTGGTACAGGGAACAGCAACACCTATTACCTACTAAAGAAAAGTGAAACTACTGCCTATTCCAACACCCGCAAAGAGGTAAAGCTGACGAGCGCCGGCATTCTGACAGCTCCGGGGGTGAACGGAGGCACCACCCAGGGGCTGCACCACCCGGGCTGTCACCGCTTGAGCCCGCCGGCGGGGCAGAGCGGGGTCGCCTcgcacccccagctcccacctCAGCCGCCGGCTCCTCCCGCTGGGCTGGGAACGGGCTTCTCACTGACAGGCGGACAAACACTGAGGGTCAGCGATGCCGCGTTTCCACTGTCTCGGCCTCCTCACAGAAGAGCAGCGACGCCGCCACTCCAGCCCCCACCACCCCTCCCACCCCCGGCGTGCCCAGCCCCTCACCCGCCCTCCCCTGCCGGCTTCGCTCGTTCGCGATACCCCGTGCGGCACGGACAGCGCGGCCAGCAGAGACACCGACAGCACAGCACCCACCGGGACGCTGCCACCAGCCCCCCTTCAGCGGCTAAAGAGCGGGGAGAGAGCGACCCCAGCAGCACCGCACAACACTCACCGCCACAGCTGCGCCACTCTTGTTTATCtaggccccgccgccgcctgcgCAGCTTCCCCGGGCACTTCCGGGCCGGGCACTGCTTCCGCCCGGACCGGGagggccgccccgccccgcaaCGGCTGTAA